TAAGTTGGGTCTCAATGCTTGTTTTTTTGGGCTACTTTGCAGGTTATGAAAAAGAAAACTTGAGAAAAATTACCAGTAGTATTGGCGTCCTTGCTTGGATATTTCTAGCAATTGCAATATTTGTAATATTTAAGTCAATTAAAAAAGAATATAAGAATTTCAAAGAGGATGAACCACAAGTTGAAAAGCTCAAATAATTACTTTATTACCCAAACCTAACTCTGTCTTGATTGGAGCAATCACTTCCTTAGATATATATGACATATTTTTGTATAACATTTGTTTTTCTAGTTCTGCGCCATTTCGTACATCAAATGAGTGTTCAATTAAACGCACATATTCATCACTTAGATTCAAACTGCGCGACAATCTTACAATTTCGTCGTAACTAACAACAAACTTTTGTAGTTTCAAAGCAATCAATACGGAGGTGCCATATAAAACAGATTTGACAAAACCTGCCTTTGCACTAACAATATCACCCTCTCGATCTGATAACATTGCTGTATAAGCACGTGAGATTTGAAAAGTGGCTTCCTCAAACAAGTCTATCATCCTAATCTTTGGTGGGGTTAACGTTTCTACAACCGTGTTTCCATATAGAGTTATGGCTTTAGTAACCAAACTTCTCATATAGGTATTATTTGGAAATGGAGTGTCTATGTCACCATTAATAAACTGGTCATGATCAAACGGATAAATCCTAAGATTGTCGACACCGTTCATTTTTTCCAAATCAGATCTGCTTACTTTTTTGTTTTCCTTGTAAAGCACGCCAACTTCATAGTCACTACCTTCTATAAAATCTGCTCGTGCTCTAGACCCATATAAAAAAATTGAGGTCGGGGATGTGGTAACGTAGATATTGTTTAGTGCTTTCTGAATATTTTTAGGAAGGTCAACCATTCGTAAAATTATACTACGAATGATAAAATACTCAAATGAAAATCATTCCGGAAAACAATGGCGCGATTAATATTGCTGTACAAGCATTGCAAAAAGGACAACTTGTCTTTATGGCAACTGAAACTGTATATATTGCAGCAGTGGATGCAACAAACCCTGAAGCTGTAAAAAAGCTTGTAAATTTTAAAAATAGGCCATTTGGAAAACCATTTTCAGTTGGTGTTACTGATATAAAAATGGCTGAAAAGTATGTTTTACTCAACCAAACTGCTAGGGGTTTATATAAAAAATTTCTCCCTGGACCTGTTACTGTTATTTCAACAGGGAAACATTTAGTTGCAGACGGGGTCGAGGCAGAAAACGGCACGCTAGGAATTAGAATACCTGATTATGATTTTTTTCAAAAAGTGTGCAGTGAACTAAAAAAACCAATTACAGCAACATCAGCGAATGCAAGTTATCAAAGAAGACCATATAAACTTTCAGACATTTTAGATAACATCTCAGAAAAACAAAAAGGGTTAATTGATTTAATGGTTGATGCAGGAGAACTTCCACGCAATGAACCATCAACGGTAATTGATACCACACTCGATGATAAACCAGTCATCCTAAGACAAGGAGAAATAAAACTGAAAGACAAAAATGAAGTTCTTTCAAGGAGTGAGGAAAACACGCAAAACATAGCCAAAGAACTTTGGCAAAAATATGAAAACTACCACAACAAAAGGGCAATTATTTTTGCCTTAACGGGTAAAATGGGGGCAGGTAAAACCCAGTTTGTCAAAGGTCTAGCTCGTGCTATGGATATAAGAGATAAAATTACATCACCAACTTATGATCTACTAAATCACTATACTCCAAAAACCAATACCCAGGCTCTTTATCATATAGATACCTGGAGAATGACCGAGCCAGACAGCGAACTTAAAGAGCTTGGAATTAATAAATTATTACTAAATAATACTGTTATTGCTATAGAGTGGGCAGACAGAGTGATTCAAGAAATTAAAAGTTACTCAGAAGACGCAATTATAGTCTGGGTCAAAATAGAATATCCCTCAACTGAGCAATCAAACGAGAATAACCGTCTAATTAGCTGGGGAAATATATAATATACAAGAATTATGCGTATTTTATCTATCGATACGAGTTGTGATGAGACTGCTGTGGCTGTTACGGCCAATTTGCAGGTCGTTTCGAATATCGTTTGGAGCCAATCAAGCCTTCATTCTAGCTTCGGAGGTGTTTTTCCTAGCCTCGCACAAAGACAACATCAAGAGCGTATTGATTGGGTAATTTCAAAGGCATTGGCCAAAGCTAATTGCAGACTCTCATCTGTTGACTGTATCGCAGTTACTGTAGGTAAAGGATTAGCCATAGCGTTATCTGTTGGGGTTAATAAAGCAAAAGAACTAGCCAGAGAACACAATAAGCCACTAGTACCTATAAGCCACATCGAGGCACACCTACTCTCTCCATTTGCAAGACCAAACTCGAAAGTTACTAGTAATGTGTCAGCAATCTTCCCAGCTTTTGGTCTGGTACTCTCTGGAGGAACCACGATACTTTGTTTAATCAAAAACATTGGAGAATACGAGATACTAGCAGAAACCTCAGACGACGCCTTGGGAGAAGCCTTAGATAAAGGAGCAAGGCTACTAGGACTGGGGTACCCGGGAGGGGCAATTTTAGAAAAATTTGCACGTTTAGGTACTCCTGACAAAAATAAATTACCACTACCACTACAAAATGATAAAACTAAAGATAGATTTAGTTATTCAGGACTAAAAACTGCTTTTTTAAGACTTGTAGAATCGGTTAAAAATCCAAGCAAACAAGACATATATGATCTTTCAGCCTCTTTCCAATCAACGGCCTTTGACCACATAGAAAAGGTGCTAGAATATCAAATTCGAAATTCGAAGATTAAAGTACAAAATCTACTTTTTGGGGGAGGTGTGGCAAACAACATAGAAATTAAAAAAAGACTTAGAAAACTATGCAAAAAACATAAAATTAAACTTCTTGTTCCATACAACAAAAAACTAAATGGTGATAATGCAGGGATGGTTGGAGTTTGTGCATATCTCAAAAATAAAGGTCTAAATACTAAGAAGTTAATTACTAAATACGGAGGATTGGAAAATATAAACTCAGTAGACATAAACCC
This bacterium DNA region includes the following protein-coding sequences:
- a CDS encoding L-threonylcarbamoyladenylate synthase, producing the protein MKIIPENNGAINIAVQALQKGQLVFMATETVYIAAVDATNPEAVKKLVNFKNRPFGKPFSVGVTDIKMAEKYVLLNQTARGLYKKFLPGPVTVISTGKHLVADGVEAENGTLGIRIPDYDFFQKVCSELKKPITATSANASYQRRPYKLSDILDNISEKQKGLIDLMVDAGELPRNEPSTVIDTTLDDKPVILRQGEIKLKDKNEVLSRSEENTQNIAKELWQKYENYHNKRAIIFALTGKMGAGKTQFVKGLARAMDIRDKITSPTYDLLNHYTPKTNTQALYHIDTWRMTEPDSELKELGINKLLLNNTVIAIEWADRVIQEIKSYSEDAIIVWVKIEYPSTEQSNENNRLISWGNI
- the tsaD gene encoding tRNA (adenosine(37)-N6)-threonylcarbamoyltransferase complex transferase subunit TsaD — encoded protein: MRILSIDTSCDETAVAVTANLQVVSNIVWSQSSLHSSFGGVFPSLAQRQHQERIDWVISKALAKANCRLSSVDCIAVTVGKGLAIALSVGVNKAKELAREHNKPLVPISHIEAHLLSPFARPNSKVTSNVSAIFPAFGLVLSGGTTILCLIKNIGEYEILAETSDDALGEALDKGARLLGLGYPGGAILEKFARLGTPDKNKLPLPLQNDKTKDRFSYSGLKTAFLRLVESVKNPSKQDIYDLSASFQSTAFDHIEKVLEYQIRNSKIKVQNLLFGGGVANNIEIKKRLRKLCKKHKIKLLVPYNKKLNGDNAGMVGVCAYLKNKGLNTKKLITKYGGLENINSVDINPRLKIE